One region of Caldanaerobius fijiensis DSM 17918 genomic DNA includes:
- the hemL gene encoding glutamate-1-semialdehyde 2,1-aminomutase, with translation MNRSISHALFERAKKVMPGGVNSPVRAFKSVGMNPPFIARGYGSHIWDVDGNEYIDYVNSWGPLILGHAHPAVVDAIKRQLELGTSYGAATEIEVKMAELVCELVSSVEIIRMVNSGTEATMSAIRLARGYTGRNKIVKFAGCYHGHSDSLLIRAGSGATTFGVPDSKGVPGDMAKDTLICKYNDVAMLKDIFEKYGSEIAGVIVEPVAGNMGTVLPHMDFLRALRDLTGKYGALLIFDEVMTGFRVSLNCAQGLYGIKPDLTTFGKIIGGGLPVGAYGGREEIMRYISPDGPVYQAGTLSGNPLAMAAGYATLTLLKDNPEIYHELANKAEYLKKNFCEIAKENDIDIKINNVGSMMTVFFNDVDVVDYETALKSRTDMYAAYFKEMLEQGIYMPPSQFETFFISTEHSYEDLDKTIEAFKLAMETLRRYI, from the coding sequence ATGAATAGATCGATTTCCCATGCGTTGTTTGAAAGGGCAAAAAAGGTTATGCCTGGCGGTGTAAACAGCCCTGTCAGAGCTTTTAAATCGGTTGGGATGAATCCTCCGTTTATCGCCAGGGGATATGGGAGCCATATATGGGACGTAGATGGCAATGAATACATAGATTATGTCAATTCATGGGGACCGCTTATATTGGGACATGCTCATCCAGCTGTCGTTGATGCTATAAAAAGGCAGCTTGAGCTAGGGACTAGTTATGGCGCTGCTACGGAGATTGAGGTAAAAATGGCTGAACTGGTATGTGAATTGGTTTCATCTGTGGAAATCATAAGGATGGTAAATTCAGGGACAGAAGCCACCATGAGCGCTATAAGGCTGGCAAGGGGTTATACAGGCAGAAACAAGATAGTAAAGTTTGCAGGCTGCTATCATGGCCATTCTGATAGCTTGCTTATAAGGGCTGGATCTGGAGCCACTACTTTTGGTGTTCCGGACAGCAAAGGCGTACCAGGGGATATGGCAAAAGATACATTGATTTGCAAGTACAATGATGTAGCCATGCTGAAAGATATCTTTGAAAAATATGGTAGTGAAATAGCTGGCGTGATAGTCGAGCCTGTAGCCGGCAATATGGGGACGGTTTTACCTCATATGGATTTTTTAAGAGCTCTCAGGGATTTGACAGGTAAATATGGAGCATTGCTTATATTTGATGAGGTCATGACGGGTTTTAGGGTTTCGCTTAATTGTGCTCAGGGATTATATGGTATCAAACCCGATCTCACTACATTTGGCAAGATAATTGGTGGAGGTTTACCTGTAGGAGCTTACGGAGGACGGGAGGAAATCATGAGATATATTTCACCTGATGGACCTGTATATCAGGCTGGGACATTATCAGGAAATCCTCTGGCGATGGCTGCAGGTTATGCTACATTGACTTTATTAAAGGACAATCCTGAAATTTACCATGAATTAGCAAACAAAGCTGAATACCTAAAAAAGAATTTTTGCGAGATAGCTAAAGAGAATGATATAGACATTAAAATTAACAATGTGGGATCAATGATGACTGTTTTCTTTAACGATGTAGATGTGGTAGATTATGAAACGGCGTTAAAATCCAGGACCGATATGTATGCTGCGTATTTTAAGGAGATGTTAGAGCAAGGTATATATATGCCTCCGTCTCAATTTGAAACTTTCTTTATCAGTACAGAGCATAGCTATGAAGACCTGGATAAAACTATTGAAGCTTTTAAATTGGCAATGGAAACATTGAGGCGTTATATATAG
- a CDS encoding precorrin-2 dehydrogenase/sirohydrochlorin ferrochelatase family protein, with amino-acid sequence MAYYPIMLDLSNKKCLIVGGGSVAERKANDLLKAEACVTIISPKVTEGIENLYRERRVDLKLREYQQGDLEGYFLVIAATDVPEVNEEIYAEACDRGILINTVDQKERSMFISPAVLRKGDLIIAISTSGKSPLLARKIKQFLDDVISDDIVNIVYKLGDIRDDAKARFDNIEDRIRYYEDVIKKYIRE; translated from the coding sequence ATGGCTTATTACCCGATAATGCTGGATCTCTCAAACAAAAAATGTCTTATAGTGGGAGGAGGCAGCGTTGCTGAACGCAAAGCCAATGACCTTTTAAAAGCAGAGGCTTGTGTCACTATAATAAGCCCGAAGGTGACTGAAGGCATAGAAAACCTGTACAGGGAAAGACGTGTGGATTTAAAATTAAGAGAATATCAACAGGGAGATCTGGAGGGTTATTTTCTTGTTATCGCTGCTACTGATGTTCCAGAAGTTAACGAAGAGATATATGCGGAAGCTTGTGATAGAGGTATTTTGATAAATACGGTAGACCAAAAAGAGAGGTCTATGTTTATATCTCCGGCGGTACTGAGAAAAGGCGATCTTATAATTGCCATATCGACTTCTGGAAAGAGCCCTTTGTTGGCCAGAAAAATAAAGCAGTTTCTCGACGATGTGATATCAGATGACATAGTTAATATAGTATATAAGTTAGGGGATATAAGAGATGATGCAAAAGCTCGCTTTGATAATATTGAGGATAGGATCAGGTATTACGAAGATGTGATAAAAAAGTACATAAGGGAGTGA
- the hemB gene encoding porphobilinogen synthase — MQIDKRPRRLRYNSHIRDMVRETDITVNALMYPVFVVHGKGIKQEINAMPGIYRFSIDMLLEELKEVVSLNIPSIMVFGIPDHKDEMASEAYDKNGIVQQAIKAIKDRYPELVVTTDVCLCEYTANGHCGLVNNGMIVNDPSVELIARTALSHVEAGADMVAPSDMMDGRVGAIRRLLDKSGYDHIPIMAYSAKYASAYYGPFREAADSAPKFGDRRSYQMDPANAREALREIALDIEEGADIIMVKPALAYLDVIAKARATFNYPVAAYNVSGEYSMIKAAGMNGWIDEKAVVMETMTAIRRAGADIIITYFAKDVARWLITR; from the coding sequence GTGCAGATAGATAAAAGGCCAAGGAGATTGAGATATAACTCTCATATAAGAGATATGGTAAGGGAGACAGATATAACTGTTAATGCCCTTATGTATCCTGTTTTTGTTGTACATGGGAAAGGTATAAAACAGGAAATCAATGCTATGCCCGGAATATACCGTTTTTCTATTGATATGTTGCTTGAGGAATTAAAGGAGGTTGTATCACTTAATATACCATCTATTATGGTATTTGGCATACCGGATCATAAAGACGAAATGGCCAGTGAAGCTTATGATAAAAACGGTATTGTACAGCAAGCTATAAAGGCTATTAAAGATAGGTATCCGGAACTGGTGGTTACCACTGATGTATGCCTATGTGAATATACTGCTAATGGTCACTGTGGACTGGTCAATAATGGAATGATAGTCAACGATCCTTCTGTGGAACTCATTGCCAGAACTGCTTTATCCCATGTGGAGGCAGGAGCGGATATGGTAGCCCCTTCTGACATGATGGATGGTAGGGTAGGTGCTATCAGGAGGTTACTGGATAAAAGCGGCTATGATCATATACCTATCATGGCATATAGTGCCAAATATGCTTCGGCTTATTACGGTCCATTCAGGGAAGCTGCTGATTCTGCTCCTAAATTTGGGGATAGGCGGTCGTATCAGATGGATCCGGCTAATGCAAGGGAAGCGTTGAGAGAAATAGCTCTGGATATTGAAGAAGGAGCAGATATCATTATGGTAAAACCTGCTTTAGCATATCTCGATGTAATAGCAAAAGCCAGAGCTACTTTTAATTATCCTGTAGCAGCTTATAATGTCAGCGGTGAGTATTCTATGATAAAAGCTGCGGGAATGAATGGATGGATTGACGAGAAGGCTGTGGTTATGGAAACAATGACTGCAATTCGCAGGGCTGGTGCTGATATAATAATAACGTATTTTGCAAAGGATGTGGCTAGATGGCTTATTACCCGATAA
- a CDS encoding energy-coupling factor ABC transporter permease — protein MILAMIIFPNIAYAMHIMEGFLPLKWCLIWGIAALPFVIFGLISIKKIVNTDPKLKLLLAFSGAFTFVLSALKLPSVTGSCSHPTGVGLGAILFGPTAMSVLGLIVLFFQALLLAHGGITTLGANTFSMAVVGPITSYLLYRGIKKIGGPQWLAVFLSASVGDLMTYVTTSFQLAVAFPSPTGGVIESLIKFMGIFAITQVPLAISEGLLTVLVLNLLTSYSKNELIELSIISKDE, from the coding sequence ATGATATTAGCAATGATAATATTTCCTAATATAGCTTATGCAATGCACATTATGGAAGGTTTTTTGCCACTTAAGTGGTGCTTAATATGGGGCATAGCAGCACTGCCTTTTGTTATATTTGGTTTGATATCCATAAAGAAAATTGTAAATACAGACCCAAAACTAAAATTGCTTCTAGCTTTTTCTGGCGCATTTACTTTTGTACTATCAGCACTAAAATTACCCTCTGTCACTGGAAGTTGCTCTCATCCTACAGGTGTAGGCCTTGGCGCAATATTGTTTGGCCCTACAGCGATGAGCGTTCTAGGACTTATAGTCTTATTCTTTCAGGCACTTCTGTTGGCTCACGGCGGCATCACTACGCTAGGCGCCAATACCTTCTCTATGGCTGTAGTAGGACCAATAACATCCTATCTCCTGTACAGAGGCATTAAAAAAATAGGTGGACCGCAATGGCTTGCAGTATTCTTGTCCGCATCGGTGGGTGATCTCATGACATATGTCACTACTTCATTTCAGCTGGCTGTTGCCTTTCCGTCCCCTACGGGAGGAGTAATAGAATCCCTCATAAAATTCATGGGTATATTTGCCATAACCCAGGTGCCATTAGCCATAAGTGAAGGGTTATTGACCGTTTTAGTATTAAATCTGCTCACCTCATATAGCAAAAATGAATTAATAGAACTATCTATAATTTCAAAAGATGAATAA
- a CDS encoding energy-coupling factor ABC transporter substrate-binding protein, with the protein MKSSRKFFIKNLSLVLLVIGIAVFPLITLNNAKFTGSDDKAEQMITSIDKTYKPWFKPIWEPPSSEIESLLFSLQAAVGAGFIGYYIGLTKGRKEDKKSAHR; encoded by the coding sequence ATGAAGTCTTCTAGAAAATTTTTCATAAAAAATCTATCGCTAGTATTGCTGGTAATCGGTATCGCTGTTTTCCCACTTATCACGCTAAACAACGCAAAATTCACAGGATCTGATGATAAAGCCGAACAAATGATAACTTCCATTGACAAAACCTATAAACCCTGGTTCAAGCCTATCTGGGAACCTCCCAGCTCAGAAATAGAAAGCCTATTATTCTCTCTACAGGCAGCAGTGGGAGCCGGGTTTATAGGATATTATATAGGTCTTACAAAAGGAAGAAAAGAGGATAAAAAAAGTGCCCATAGATAG
- the cbiQ gene encoding cobalt ECF transporter T component CbiQ, producing the protein MPIDRYAYINRLRHVHPGEKIFFAFAMMLLSFIPNIYINIAIIIIIASISILRAGIPLRFYLKLMSLPLTFLFMGIITILFGTSNKPDVFIIYMRIAHIYIGLSKKGVATGILLFSRSLSIVSCLYFISLTTPMPEFMSVLKKMKVPSLLLDLMELIYRFLFVLIETAEQIYISQDSRLGYISFKTALNSLAYLISVLFIKSYTNAEQLYIAMESRCYNGDIRLLENSYKISYTNIAFIAFTVFTLIALVLWTGGYTS; encoded by the coding sequence GTGCCCATAGATAGATATGCGTATATCAATAGACTTCGCCACGTGCACCCCGGTGAAAAGATATTCTTCGCTTTTGCCATGATGCTGCTGAGCTTTATCCCAAATATATACATAAATATAGCAATAATTATCATAATTGCATCCATCTCTATCTTGAGAGCCGGTATACCCCTGCGTTTTTATCTTAAATTGATGAGCTTACCTTTGACATTCCTTTTTATGGGCATCATAACCATTTTATTTGGTACAAGCAATAAACCAGATGTGTTTATAATATATATGAGAATTGCCCATATCTATATAGGATTGAGTAAAAAGGGCGTTGCTACAGGAATTCTGTTATTCTCCAGATCCCTTAGCATTGTATCGTGCCTATACTTTATCTCGCTTACAACACCTATGCCCGAATTTATGTCAGTACTTAAAAAAATGAAGGTTCCTTCCCTCTTACTAGACTTGATGGAGCTTATATACAGATTTTTATTTGTATTGATAGAGACGGCAGAACAAATATATATATCTCAGGATTCACGGCTGGGCTATATTTCTTTTAAAACAGCACTAAACTCCCTCGCCTATCTGATTTCTGTTTTGTTTATAAAATCATATACCAATGCTGAACAGCTATATATTGCCATGGAATCCCGATGTTATAATGGCGATATAAGGCTCTTAGAGAACAGCTACAAGATTTCTTATACAAATATAGCGTTTATCGCATTTACAGTGTTTACGCTTATCGCTCTAGTTCTATGGACAGGAGGTTATACATCATGA
- a CDS encoding energy-coupling factor ABC transporter ATP-binding protein, which yields MKYILQLQDVEYEYPDGTKALKGVSIAVEKGKKIAVLGANGAGKSTLFLHLNGILKPKKGKLFYNGEEVRYDRKSLIQLRKKVGIVFQNPDIQLFAASVEQEVSFGPMNLNLPIPEVKQRVEDSLKSTDTYLLKDKPTHFLSYGQKKRVSIADVLAMDPEIIIFDEPTAYLDPYHIEGIIDIFNALSIKGKTIIVSTHDVELAYSWADYIYIMKEGEIVSSGTPDKVFCDSKLLQIAKLKKPMLVEIYSLLVDRGIIKHQHPPRNMEELRKIL from the coding sequence ATGAAGTATATACTTCAGTTACAAGACGTGGAATACGAATACCCTGATGGTACTAAGGCCTTAAAAGGTGTGTCAATAGCAGTGGAAAAGGGCAAAAAGATCGCTGTGCTGGGTGCCAATGGCGCGGGGAAATCCACTCTATTTTTACACTTAAATGGTATCCTGAAACCCAAAAAAGGCAAACTCTTTTATAATGGTGAGGAAGTAAGATATGATCGCAAATCATTGATCCAACTGCGAAAAAAAGTGGGCATCGTATTTCAGAACCCTGATATTCAATTATTTGCAGCCAGTGTAGAGCAGGAGGTCTCTTTCGGTCCCATGAATCTTAATCTTCCTATACCTGAAGTAAAGCAACGGGTAGAGGATTCACTTAAATCCACCGATACTTATCTATTAAAAGACAAGCCTACCCATTTTCTAAGTTACGGGCAGAAAAAAAGGGTTTCCATTGCCGACGTTCTGGCAATGGACCCTGAAATTATAATCTTTGATGAACCCACCGCTTACCTGGATCCTTACCATATTGAAGGAATAATAGACATATTCAATGCATTATCCATTAAAGGTAAAACGATAATCGTATCTACACATGATGTAGAACTGGCTTATTCATGGGCAGACTATATCTACATCATGAAAGAAGGAGAAATCGTAAGCAGCGGTACCCCCGACAAAGTATTTTGCGACTCAAAGCTTTTACAGATAGCTAAACTTAAGAAGCCCATGCTAGTGGAAATATACAGCTTGCTCGTAGATAGGGGTATCATAAAGCATCAGCATCCCCCACGCAATATGGAGGAATTAAGAAAAATCCTTTAA
- a CDS encoding carbohydrate kinase family protein, with the protein MENSRKIVVAGHICLDIIPRWVKGNLFDLVPGHLLEMDGISLSTGGVVSNTGIDLKKLGFDVLLLGKVGDDYFGKIVLDILRREGEEIVEGMIISPGETTSYSIVLNPPGTDRIFLHCPGANNTFSDGDIPYEKLKDAFIFHFGYPPLMRQFFIDDGVHLKNMFEKVKEMGVITSLDMAMPDPNTDAGKTDWIKVLENVLPYVDIFLPSIDELLYMIDRENFEKLNKATAKEEVITGDLLSNLSDKLLDMGSKINVIKLGNQGLYLRTSDKEAFKATALDKAIDVSLWSNKELMAPCFDAPVIGTTGSGDATIAGFLAAITQGTSPEMAIKIAIGVGSFSVGSIDATGGIRPLSEVLHRIREGWACMPLNISHEGWIHKDFYGDIFLKDFS; encoded by the coding sequence ATGGAAAATTCCAGAAAAATAGTGGTAGCGGGGCACATATGCCTTGATATAATACCGCGCTGGGTAAAAGGTAATTTATTTGATCTTGTTCCGGGACATTTGTTGGAGATGGATGGTATAAGTTTATCAACAGGAGGGGTTGTATCCAACACAGGGATTGACTTAAAAAAGCTTGGGTTTGACGTTTTACTGTTAGGAAAAGTAGGTGATGATTACTTCGGTAAGATTGTGCTGGATATATTAAGACGTGAAGGTGAAGAAATTGTTGAGGGCATGATTATAAGCCCGGGGGAAACGACTTCCTATTCTATAGTTTTAAATCCACCGGGTACGGATAGAATTTTCCTTCATTGTCCTGGTGCGAATAATACATTTTCGGATGGAGATATACCCTATGAAAAATTAAAAGACGCCTTTATATTCCATTTTGGATACCCACCTCTTATGCGGCAGTTTTTTATTGACGATGGGGTACATTTAAAAAATATGTTTGAAAAAGTAAAAGAGATGGGGGTTATTACAAGCCTTGACATGGCGATGCCAGATCCCAATACAGATGCGGGTAAAACCGATTGGATAAAAGTGCTGGAAAATGTACTTCCGTATGTAGATATTTTCTTACCCAGTATTGATGAATTGTTGTATATGATTGATAGGGAAAATTTCGAGAAACTGAATAAAGCTACAGCAAAGGAAGAAGTTATAACAGGTGATTTGTTGAGCAATTTGTCCGATAAATTGCTGGACATGGGGAGCAAGATTAACGTAATCAAATTGGGAAATCAGGGACTTTACCTCAGGACGTCAGATAAAGAGGCCTTTAAAGCAACTGCTTTAGATAAAGCCATAGATGTTTCCCTCTGGAGCAATAAAGAGCTTATGGCTCCGTGTTTTGATGCGCCGGTAATAGGTACTACTGGGTCGGGGGATGCAACTATTGCTGGTTTTCTTGCGGCTATAACTCAGGGAACATCGCCAGAGATGGCGATAAAGATTGCCATAGGGGTTGGCTCCTTTAGTGTGGGGTCTATTGATGCTACAGGAGGAATAAGGCCATTATCTGAGGTCCTTCACAGGATAAGAGAAGGTTGGGCGTGTATGCCTCTCAACATTTCTCATGAGGGATGGATTCATAAAGACTTTTACGGCGATATATTTTTAAAGGATTTTTCTTAA
- the cobA gene encoding uroporphyrinogen-III C-methyltransferase produces MGKVFLVGMGPGDPDLITKKAERVIKNADVLVYDRLINSEILSLAKAGAELIDVGKLPEHHKVPQDEINRILIEKAKNYEIVARLKGGDPFVFGRGGEEALFLHQHGIPFEVVPGVTSAVAVPAYAGIPVTHRDLSSSLHIITGHERAGKEKSALDFKALAALEGTLVFLMGIKNIEYITGELIKNGKSEDTPAAVISNGTMPDQVTVIGTLKDISQKVKESGISNPAVIVIGDVVRLRGKIDWYRPSNGKRILLTRTFEQSVELMDKLKDCGYQVISCPTIKVVPVYDAVGNFIASIDKYDYMVFSSVNSVKIFREAISLYGFDIRKLNGKKIAAVGKSTADRLKGINIYADIVPQEFTSDALAGMMKGEIFGKYIAVFTSDIGGEKLIEKLEQYGGYVDKIALYNNVPNYEVRSRLIEELKRGVDIVVFTSPSTFEYFAKIAGEYTSLINDVHIVAIGPVTRRAIEESGYRVDIVPESHDTEGIIDAINSYYGEK; encoded by the coding sequence ATGGGTAAGGTATTTTTGGTAGGGATGGGTCCCGGTGACCCCGATTTGATAACCAAGAAAGCCGAGAGGGTTATAAAAAACGCGGATGTGCTGGTATACGACAGGCTTATAAATTCGGAAATCCTGTCATTGGCGAAGGCGGGGGCAGAGCTGATCGACGTTGGCAAATTACCTGAACATCACAAGGTACCACAAGATGAAATAAACAGGATACTGATAGAAAAGGCTAAGAATTATGAGATAGTGGCAAGGTTAAAAGGAGGAGATCCTTTTGTCTTTGGAAGGGGCGGCGAAGAGGCTCTATTTTTGCACCAGCATGGAATACCCTTTGAGGTGGTACCGGGTGTGACCTCTGCAGTGGCTGTACCGGCATATGCGGGCATACCTGTCACCCATAGGGATTTAAGCTCATCGCTGCACATCATAACAGGTCACGAGAGAGCCGGGAAAGAGAAAAGCGCTTTAGATTTTAAGGCACTGGCAGCTCTTGAGGGAACGCTGGTGTTCCTCATGGGGATAAAGAATATAGAGTACATAACCGGTGAGTTGATAAAAAATGGTAAGAGTGAAGATACCCCTGCTGCGGTGATATCCAATGGTACCATGCCGGATCAGGTAACGGTAATAGGTACGTTAAAGGATATATCTCAAAAGGTCAAAGAATCAGGCATAAGTAATCCTGCTGTAATCGTGATAGGCGATGTGGTGAGATTGAGAGGAAAGATTGACTGGTATAGACCCAGTAATGGTAAAAGAATACTGCTGACCAGGACTTTCGAGCAGTCGGTTGAATTGATGGATAAGCTGAAAGATTGCGGTTATCAAGTGATTTCATGTCCAACCATAAAGGTCGTGCCTGTCTACGATGCCGTAGGAAATTTTATAGCCAGTATAGATAAATACGATTACATGGTCTTTTCCAGCGTAAATTCAGTTAAAATTTTTAGAGAGGCCATATCCCTATATGGTTTTGATATAAGAAAGCTGAATGGTAAAAAGATCGCTGCTGTAGGCAAATCTACTGCTGACAGACTAAAGGGAATCAACATTTACGCTGATATCGTCCCTCAGGAATTTACATCTGATGCGCTGGCTGGTATGATGAAAGGAGAGATATTCGGTAAATACATTGCTGTATTTACGTCAGATATAGGTGGAGAAAAGCTCATAGAAAAATTGGAGCAATATGGAGGTTATGTGGATAAAATAGCGTTGTACAACAACGTTCCCAACTATGAGGTAAGAAGCCGTCTGATAGAGGAACTTAAGAGAGGAGTTGACATAGTGGTGTTTACCAGTCCTTCTACGTTTGAGTATTTCGCAAAAATAGCCGGTGAATATACCAGTTTGATAAATGACGTCCATATAGTGGCCATAGGTCCGGTAACACGAAGAGCTATTGAGGAATCAGGATATAGGGTTGATATAGTGCCCGAAAGCCACGATACAGAAGGCATAATTGACGCTATTAATTCATATTATGGGGAAAAATAA
- the hemC gene encoding hydroxymethylbilane synthase produces the protein MKIRIGSRASHLALAQTQIVIDALKSIDNSLDCEIVKISTRGDRWVDRPLSEIGGKGLFVKEIERALLDGEIDIAVHSMKDMPAELADGLCIAAVLKREDPRDALIYNNASADKKILANSTMEHGGANNQLKGLRPGARIGTSSLRRTAQLKNLDSSFEVVPLRGNVDTRLKKMKEQGLDAIILAAAGLKRLGMDNIISQYISVDIMVPAVGQGAIAVEMRDGDPLYDTIRLLNHRETEICVRAERAFMNELGGSCRVPIGAYAEVIDGDISLLGMYQLDGKLKKGKIAGKIDEPEILGIKLAKQIVSGTSI, from the coding sequence ATGAAAATAAGGATAGGAAGTAGGGCCAGCCACCTGGCACTGGCTCAGACGCAAATTGTTATAGATGCTTTAAAATCTATTGATAACAGCCTGGATTGCGAAATTGTGAAGATCTCAACCCGTGGAGATAGATGGGTGGACAGGCCTTTAAGCGAAATAGGAGGGAAAGGGCTATTTGTCAAAGAGATAGAAAGGGCACTGTTAGATGGAGAGATAGACATAGCGGTACACAGCATGAAAGACATGCCTGCCGAGCTGGCTGATGGGCTTTGCATAGCTGCTGTATTAAAAAGAGAAGATCCCCGGGATGCCCTGATTTATAATAATGCGTCAGCTGATAAGAAAATACTTGCTAACAGCACGATGGAGCATGGAGGAGCAAACAATCAATTAAAAGGATTGAGGCCTGGTGCAAGAATTGGTACCAGCAGCCTTAGAAGGACAGCACAGCTAAAAAATCTGGACAGCAGCTTTGAAGTTGTGCCTTTAAGAGGGAATGTAGATACCCGTTTGAAAAAGATGAAAGAACAGGGCCTTGATGCAATTATATTGGCGGCCGCGGGGTTAAAAAGGTTAGGTATGGATAATATAATAAGCCAGTATATTTCTGTGGATATTATGGTTCCAGCGGTGGGACAGGGCGCTATAGCGGTGGAAATGAGGGATGGTGATCCACTATATGATACGATAAGGCTTTTAAACCATCGGGAAACAGAGATATGCGTAAGAGCTGAAAGGGCTTTTATGAATGAATTGGGCGGAAGCTGCAGGGTTCCCATAGGAGCGTATGCAGAAGTGATCGATGGAGATATTTCACTTTTAGGTATGTACCAGTTGGACGGCAAATTAAAAAAAGGGAAAATAGCGGGCAAAATTGATGAACCTGAGATTCTAGGTATAAAATTGGCCAAGCAGATCGTAAGCGGTACATCAATTTGA
- the hemA gene encoding glutamyl-tRNA reductase, whose protein sequence is MKLSNLKVIGIDQNTPIDIREKVAFNKNNINDALKQIIQIKGRNEASIDEVVILSTCNRTEIYTYAESGEIDLSFFLCRYFDVDPGYIERYIYRYNGIDAIRHLFRVACGLESMVVGEEQILGQVKDAYEKAQRAGTVHKVLSRLFLDGIALGKNARTITGIADIPLSVSYIAVKFIEETFEGKISDKSVFVIGAGEMGKIVIKNLIAKGVQRIYVTNRTHKRTVDLMLEFPQVIAVNYEDKYNAMANCDIVVSATDAPHYTVNYDKFKEVYKGNRICMIDIALPRDIDPRIAELPGVSLYTIDDLKGVSHENNLKRRELIKDIEQMVDEAVERYVRWFKQQELVPAIKEIDEFAKKVCEAEYNRLKNKVSLSEDDMERIKIALHRVASKMANRHIKYIKEHGGV, encoded by the coding sequence ATGAAATTAAGTAATTTAAAGGTTATAGGCATTGATCAAAATACCCCTATAGACATAAGAGAAAAAGTTGCATTTAACAAAAATAACATAAACGATGCTCTTAAACAAATTATACAAATAAAAGGAAGAAATGAAGCTAGCATAGATGAAGTGGTAATATTGTCCACCTGTAACAGGACGGAGATTTATACTTATGCTGAATCAGGTGAAATAGATTTAAGCTTTTTTTTATGCCGATACTTTGATGTAGACCCTGGTTATATAGAGAGATATATTTATCGCTATAATGGGATAGATGCCATAAGGCATTTATTCAGAGTTGCATGTGGGTTGGAATCTATGGTAGTGGGAGAAGAACAGATATTGGGCCAGGTAAAGGATGCTTATGAAAAGGCTCAAAGAGCTGGTACGGTGCATAAGGTGTTAAGCAGGCTATTTCTGGATGGAATTGCTTTGGGGAAGAATGCCAGGACGATAACAGGGATAGCGGACATACCTTTATCTGTAAGTTACATAGCTGTTAAATTTATTGAAGAGACCTTTGAGGGTAAAATATCTGATAAAAGCGTATTTGTCATAGGTGCCGGGGAAATGGGCAAAATTGTGATTAAAAATTTGATAGCAAAAGGGGTTCAAAGGATATATGTGACCAACAGGACCCATAAGAGGACTGTGGATTTGATGCTGGAGTTTCCACAGGTGATAGCGGTAAATTATGAAGATAAGTACAATGCTATGGCCAATTGTGATATAGTAGTTAGCGCTACTGATGCCCCTCATTATACTGTAAATTACGATAAATTTAAAGAGGTTTATAAAGGCAACAGAATCTGTATGATAGATATAGCTCTTCCGAGAGATATAGATCCCAGGATTGCGGAATTGCCAGGAGTAAGCCTTTATACCATTGATGACCTTAAAGGGGTTTCTCATGAAAACAACTTGAAAAGGCGCGAATTGATAAAAGATATAGAGCAAATGGTAGATGAAGCCGTAGAAAGGTATGTGCGATGGTTTAAGCAGCAGGAGCTTGTACCGGCGATAAAGGAAATAGATGAGTTTGCAAAGAAAGTTTGCGAAGCAGAATACAATAGATTGAAAAATAAGGTGTCGCTAAGCGAAGATGATATGGAGCGGATAAAGATTGCATTGCACCGAGTAGCGTCCAAGATGGCTAACAGACACATAAAATATATAAAAGAACATGGTGGTGTGTGA